One Setaria viridis chromosome 3, Setaria_viridis_v4.0, whole genome shotgun sequence DNA window includes the following coding sequences:
- the LOC117846890 gene encoding 4-coumarate--CoA ligase-like 7, with translation MATPPPAASADGCATAPGAVDGRSGYCKETKTFRSLRPPVPLPPTDGPLSFTVFAFSLLPSPLPAHPALLDAATGETVSFPAFRSQVRALAGGLRSRVGLRRGDVAFVLAPARLDVPVLYFALLSFGAVVSPANPALTASEVARLVALSDASVAFAVSSTAAKLPAGLPTVLLDSDHFRSFLHNDDRGEVVAPETAVVHQSETATIQYSSGTTGRVKAAALSHRNFTAMLAGAHALAHKPRHGRDRMLLGAPMFHSLGFYYALKGVALGQTTVLVTDTVARRGVKGVVEAAERWAVSEMTASPPVVMGMAKERCGLEALERVVCGGAPLPTTAAEMFRRRFPNVNLCMGYGSTEAGGISRMIDREECTRIGSVGRVSENVEVKIVDHITGKPLSVGQRGELFVRGPAVMTGYVGDDEANASTFDSEGWLKTGDLCYIDQDGFLFVVDRLKELIKYKGYQVPPAELELVLQTLPEVVEAAVMPYPDEEAGQIPIALVVRQPGSKVTEAQVMDHVAKRVASYKKIRKVLFVDSIPKSPAGKILRRQLTNYLQFGAVSRL, from the exons ATGGCCACTCCCCCGCCCGCGGCCAGCGCCGACGGCTGCGCCACCGCTCCCGGCGCCGTGGACGGCCGCAGCGGCTACTGCAAGGAGACCAAGACGTTCCGCAGCCTGCGTCCGccggtgccgctgccgccgacggATGGCCCGCTCTCGTTCACGGTGTTCGCGTTCTCGCTCCTGCCGTCACCGCTCCCGGCGCACCCAGCCCTTctcgacgccgccaccggcgagaCCGTGTCGTTTCCGGCATTCCGGTCCCAGGTGCGCGCGCTAGCGGGGGGCCTGCGCTCacgggtcgggctccgccgaggCGACGTCGCGTTCGTGCTCGCGCCGGCGCGGCTGGACGTCCCGGTGCTCTACTTCGCCCTGCTTTCGTTCGGCGCCGTCGTGTCGCCGGCCAACCCGGCGCTCACCGCCTCCGAGGTCGCCCGCCTCGTCGCCCTGTCGGATGCGTCCGTCGCCTTCGCCGTGTCATCGACCGCCGCCAAGCTGCCGGCTGGCCTTCCCACCGTCCTGCTCGATTCCGATCACTTCCGCTCCTTCCTGCACAACGACGACCGCGGGGAGGTAGTGGCGCCGGAAACGGCGGTGGTGCACCAGTCGGAGACGGCCACGATCCAGTACTCGTCAGGCACAACCGGGCGAGTGAAGGCCGCGGCGCTGTCGCACCGGAACTTCACCGCGATGTTGGCGGGGGCTCACGCTCTGGCCCATAAGCCGAGGCATGGTCGCGACAGGATGCTCCTGGGTGCGCCAATGTTCCACTCCCTCGGGTTCTACTACGCACTGAAGGGCGTCGCGCTGGGGCAGACGACGGTGCTGGTCACCGACacggtggcgcggcgcggcgtgaAAGGGGTGGTGGAGGCAGCGGAGAGGTGGGCGGTCAGCGAGAtgacggcgtcgccgccggtggTGATGGGGATGGCGAAGGAGCGGTGCGGCCTGGAGGCTCTGGAGCGGGTGGTATGCGGTGGCGCGCCGCTGCCGACGACGGCAGCGGAGATGTTCCGGCGACGATTCCCCAACGTGAATCTCTGCATG GGCTACGGTTCAACTGAGGCCGGTGGTATCTCACGGATGATCGACCGGGAAGAGTGTACCCGCATCGGCTCCGTCGGCCGTGTTTCGGAGAACGTAGAGGTGAAGATTGTGGATCACATAACTGGCAAGCCCCTGTCTGTCGGGCAGAGAGGGGAGCTATTTGTGAGAGGGCCTGCCGTCATGACTG GATATGTTGGCGACGACGAAGCGAACGCTAGCACTTTCGATTCTGAAGGCTGGCTTAAGACTGGGGACCTTTGCTACATCGatcaggacgggttcctgttcgTGGTGGATAGGCTGAAAGAGCTCATCAAGTACAAGGGCTACCAG GTTCCACCTGCCGAGCTGGAGCTTGTCCTGCAAACATTGCCAGAAGTTGTCGAAGCTGCAGTCATGCC GTATCCTGATGAGGAGGCAGGGCAGATACCGATAGCGCTTGTTGTGAGGCAACCTGGAAGCAAGGTCACCGAGGCTCAAGTCATGGACCATGTCGCGAAGCGGGTAGCTTCGTATAAGAAGATCCGCAAGGTGCTGTTTGTCGACTCCATACCCAAATCGCCAGCTGGGAAGATACTGAGAAGGCAGTTGACGAACTATCTGCAGTTCGGTGCTGTCTCTAGGTTGTGA